Proteins encoded in a region of the Rhodococcus sp. SBT000017 genome:
- a CDS encoding TDT family transporter produces the protein MAVTAPTRVVRRQPFEHITPNWFAAVMGTGIVATAAAALPVQFPALHVFAVAVWVCAAAALIVIGAAFARHWIGHRDRAVAYARHPVMVQFYGAPPMAMLTVGAGAGLLGADLLGSTAATTLFAGLWITGTITGLLTSVVVPYRMITASDHRDVAALPAWLMPVVPPMVSASTGALLLPHLPEGQWRLALLCACYAMFGLSLIVGMITLTLIYGRLLHGGLPPVDAAPTVWITLGLIGQSITAANLLGTDASMVFTGAQSSIAVGLHVVGIGYGLIMGGFGMLMFALATALTVHAARRNLGFSLTWWSFTFPVGTCVTGATALGRALNFGAVQALAVALYVLLLAAWFTVATRTLRGVRRGELLHPGHR, from the coding sequence ATGGCCGTGACAGCTCCTACCCGCGTGGTGCGCCGCCAGCCCTTCGAGCACATCACCCCCAACTGGTTCGCTGCGGTGATGGGGACCGGCATCGTAGCCACCGCGGCCGCGGCGTTGCCGGTGCAGTTCCCGGCTCTGCACGTTTTCGCGGTCGCTGTCTGGGTCTGCGCCGCCGCGGCGCTGATCGTGATCGGTGCGGCCTTCGCGCGGCACTGGATCGGGCATCGCGACCGAGCCGTCGCCTATGCCCGGCACCCGGTGATGGTGCAGTTCTACGGCGCTCCGCCCATGGCGATGCTCACCGTCGGCGCGGGTGCAGGTCTCCTCGGAGCGGACCTGCTCGGATCCACTGCGGCCACAACGCTGTTCGCCGGCCTGTGGATCACCGGGACGATCACCGGTCTGCTCACCAGCGTCGTCGTTCCGTATCGAATGATCACCGCGTCCGATCATCGCGACGTTGCCGCCCTGCCCGCGTGGCTGATGCCAGTGGTGCCGCCGATGGTCTCGGCCTCGACCGGGGCTTTGCTGCTTCCGCACCTACCCGAGGGCCAGTGGCGGCTGGCGCTGCTGTGCGCCTGCTACGCGATGTTCGGTCTGTCGCTGATCGTCGGGATGATCACGCTGACTCTGATCTACGGGCGTCTGCTGCACGGCGGTCTACCGCCCGTCGACGCGGCTCCGACCGTGTGGATCACGCTGGGACTGATCGGGCAGTCGATCACGGCGGCGAACCTGCTCGGCACCGACGCGTCGATGGTGTTCACCGGTGCACAGTCGTCGATCGCCGTCGGACTCCACGTTGTCGGCATCGGCTACGGGTTGATCATGGGCGGCTTCGGAATGTTGATGTTCGCGCTCGCGACGGCTCTCACCGTGCACGCGGCGCGCAGGAACCTGGGGTTCTCGCTGACGTGGTGGTCGTTCACCTTTCCCGTCGGCACCTGTGTCACCGGAGCGACTGCGCTGGGGCGGGCACTGAACTTCGGTGCGGTGCAGGCTCTGGCCGTTGCCCTGTACGTCCTACTGCTCGCCGCCTGGTTCACCGTGGCCACCCGCACTCTTCGCGGCGTCCGGCGCGGAGAGTTGCTGCATCCGGGTCACAGGTGA
- a CDS encoding type II toxin-antitoxin system Phd/YefM family antitoxin, whose translation MESIGHELRQHASDYVKRAEAGESMLITVAGRPSALLGPTERKHWNTFDDIADVFDSAHEPTLAGDLIDIDGSMRDPWQPIEELVEIHSP comes from the coding sequence ATGGAGTCCATCGGACATGAGCTTCGGCAGCACGCGTCCGACTATGTCAAGCGCGCGGAGGCCGGCGAGTCGATGCTGATCACGGTTGCCGGACGCCCCAGCGCCTTGTTGGGGCCGACAGAGCGAAAGCACTGGAACACATTCGACGACATAGCCGACGTCTTCGACTCCGCACACGAGCCAACCCTCGCGGGCGATCTGATCGACATCGACGGCTCGATGCGGGACCCGTGGCAGCCCATCGAAGAACTGGTCGAGATCCACAGCCCCTGA
- a CDS encoding copper resistance CopC family protein — MLLLAAPIASAHSQVTGYSPADGSSLDSSPATASVTFNEVPQSQFATLNVVGPDGNIWSEGDARVEGQSVVVDVGELGPIGEYTLAYRITSADGHPVSGTATFTLTQEGSGTPGAPADASSSSEESESSFLGGYGRIALIAVAVLAFAGALAFALRKPKNQK, encoded by the coding sequence ATGCTGTTGCTCGCCGCACCGATCGCGTCGGCGCATTCGCAGGTCACCGGGTACAGCCCGGCCGACGGCTCGTCCCTGGACTCGTCTCCGGCGACGGCGTCGGTGACGTTCAACGAGGTGCCGCAGTCGCAGTTCGCCACGCTCAACGTCGTCGGGCCCGACGGCAACATCTGGTCCGAGGGCGATGCACGCGTCGAAGGTCAGAGCGTCGTCGTCGACGTCGGTGAACTGGGACCGATCGGCGAGTACACCCTCGCGTATCGCATCACCTCGGCCGACGGCCACCCCGTGAGCGGTACCGCGACGTTCACGCTGACGCAGGAGGGTTCGGGAACTCCCGGGGCACCGGCCGACGCGTCGAGCAGCTCCGAGGAGTCCGAGAGTTCGTTCCTCGGCGGCTACGGTCGGATCGCGCTGATCGCAGTGGCGGTTCTGGCTTTCGCCGGGGCTTTGGCATTCGCTCTGCGCAAGCCGAAGAACCAGAAGTAG
- a CDS encoding DNA cytosine methyltransferase, with the protein MPKLTVVPGGSSAPALGRIHTVAEFFAGIGLVRMGLEQAGFEVSWANDIERDKHHMYRQHFGDDAGHFQLGDVARTRGDDLPDGLSLAWASFPCTDLSLAGGRAGLAGKNSSTFRHFTRVLSELGDARPEVVALENVVGLATSHGGDDLAAAVRELNELGYSVDVLTIDARRFVPQSRPRLFLIGAQNPPEDARDPNSELRPDWLQAVYGDSTLLTHRAPLPSPPIPLTSGLGDLVERMDYRDERWWDTARTAAFAQSLSPIQLQRIEILKKARKVSYRTAYRRTRNGVAVWEARPDDISGCLRTARGGSSKQAVVKMGNGRLQVRWMTPLEYARLMGAGEYTLDGLRNNQALFGFGDAVCVPVVAWLAEHYLMPLVTGTLNSSNTAAAHVKSR; encoded by the coding sequence ATGCCGAAGTTGACTGTGGTGCCGGGTGGTTCTTCCGCACCTGCGCTCGGCCGGATCCACACTGTCGCGGAGTTCTTCGCCGGTATCGGCTTGGTGCGAATGGGCCTGGAGCAGGCCGGCTTCGAGGTCTCGTGGGCCAACGACATCGAGCGCGACAAGCACCACATGTATCGCCAGCACTTCGGAGACGATGCCGGCCATTTTCAACTCGGCGATGTCGCTCGCACTCGAGGAGACGATCTGCCCGACGGTCTGTCGTTGGCGTGGGCGTCGTTTCCGTGCACCGACTTGTCGTTGGCCGGCGGCCGGGCCGGGCTTGCGGGCAAGAATTCCTCGACGTTCCGGCATTTCACGCGGGTGTTGAGCGAGCTCGGTGATGCTCGACCCGAGGTGGTGGCGCTGGAGAACGTCGTCGGGCTGGCGACCAGTCACGGCGGCGACGATCTGGCCGCAGCGGTTCGCGAGCTCAACGAGCTCGGCTATTCGGTGGATGTCCTCACCATCGATGCTCGACGCTTCGTTCCGCAGTCGCGTCCACGTCTGTTCTTGATCGGTGCGCAGAATCCCCCCGAGGATGCCCGCGATCCCAACAGTGAGCTTCGGCCGGATTGGTTGCAGGCGGTGTACGGCGATTCGACGTTGCTGACCCACCGGGCTCCGCTGCCGAGTCCGCCGATTCCGTTGACCAGCGGTCTGGGAGATCTGGTCGAGCGCATGGACTATCGCGACGAGCGGTGGTGGGATACAGCCCGTACCGCGGCGTTCGCGCAGTCGCTGTCGCCGATTCAGTTGCAGCGCATCGAGATTCTCAAGAAGGCCCGCAAGGTCAGCTACCGCACCGCCTACCGTCGCACCCGCAACGGCGTCGCCGTCTGGGAGGCTCGCCCCGACGACATCTCCGGCTGCCTCCGCACCGCCCGCGGCGGTTCGTCGAAGCAGGCGGTGGTCAAGATGGGCAACGGCCGGTTGCAGGTGCGCTGGATGACGCCACTCGAGTACGCCCGCCTGATGGGTGCGGGCGAGTACACACTCGACGGTCTGCGAAACAACCAGGCGCTCTTCGGGTTCGGGGATGCGGTGTGCGTTCCCGTGGTCGCCTGGTTGGCCGAGCACTACCTGATGCCTCTGGTCACCGGGACGCTGAACTCATCGAATACGGCTGCGGCGCATGTCAAGTCACGGTAG
- a CDS encoding ABC transporter ATP-binding protein, translating into MSAITIEQLGLRYPDGTIGLEGIDLEIADGEFVALVGPSGSGKTTLLRTVAGFLTPTAGSIAIGPDVVASERLSTPPESRKLGMVFQQHALWPHRSVGRNVSYPLELAKVAKSEREKKVAAVLELVGLPGLENRDPSTLSGGQRQRVALARALVSSPRALLLDEALSALDEPLRDRLRLELRALTRAANLTVLHVTHDRTEALALADRVVVLDQGAVAQIGTPEDVVRAPASAFVARFLSDATLVDGTVAQGTFSSGSLTVAAEGSGPGTLAILPTDIEIVPDGDGDVSGTVTSSLFGRDASDVLVRSGDVDFRCSVRGPRPQVGETVALSVRRSFFYPR; encoded by the coding sequence ATGTCCGCCATCACGATCGAGCAGCTCGGCCTCCGATACCCCGACGGCACAATCGGTTTGGAGGGCATCGACCTGGAGATCGCCGACGGCGAGTTCGTTGCACTCGTCGGACCGTCGGGCTCCGGCAAGACCACGCTGCTGCGTACCGTCGCCGGCTTCCTGACGCCGACCGCCGGCTCGATTGCCATCGGCCCCGATGTGGTTGCGAGCGAGCGCCTCTCGACGCCTCCCGAATCGCGCAAGCTCGGCATGGTGTTTCAGCAGCACGCGCTGTGGCCGCACCGCAGCGTCGGGCGGAATGTCTCCTACCCGCTCGAACTGGCCAAGGTCGCCAAGTCCGAACGCGAGAAGAAGGTCGCCGCCGTGCTCGAACTCGTCGGGCTGCCCGGGCTCGAGAACCGGGACCCGTCGACGTTGTCCGGTGGCCAGCGGCAACGCGTCGCACTCGCTCGCGCCCTGGTCTCCTCGCCGCGGGCGCTGCTGCTCGACGAGGCGCTGTCTGCACTGGACGAGCCCCTGCGTGATCGTCTTCGTCTCGAACTGCGCGCGCTGACGCGGGCCGCGAACCTGACCGTCCTGCACGTGACCCACGACCGCACCGAGGCCCTTGCTCTCGCCGACCGGGTGGTCGTCCTCGATCAGGGTGCCGTCGCGCAGATCGGTACGCCCGAGGACGTGGTGCGCGCTCCGGCATCGGCGTTCGTTGCCCGCTTCCTGTCCGACGCCACCCTCGTAGACGGGACCGTCGCGCAGGGCACATTTTCCTCCGGCTCACTCACAGTCGCGGCGGAGGGCTCCGGACCCGGGACGCTCGCAATCCTGCCGACCGACATCGAGATCGTGCCCGACGGCGACGGCGACGTCAGCGGCACCGTGACCTCCTCACTGTTCGGACGTGATGCCAGCGATGTTCTGGTTCGCTCCGGCGATGTGGACTTCCGATGCTCGGTGCGCGGGCCGCGCCCGCAGGTGGGCGAGACCGTTGCGTTGAGCGTCCGGCGGTCGTTCTTCTACCCGCGCTAG
- a CDS encoding copper resistance D family protein, with product MGERSVRLVLAAAAAALLGVAAAFALAYPTFPGGSSWLRVIAVASGSVVLGFGVLAVLDGNSDSRRPAVDSLVMWRAIGYLSGLWAVAEFVLLAAAAADSAGRTPLTLSPSAFATFATSISVGRLGTATVILALTLCAIGVAGYRSGASWSPTPVIVLASLALVARPITGHMSQFTFGSFAVAVHVLCASVWLGVLGAMALSLRSKSAWATLLPVYSRVAFWCVVGVATTGVLDAVLKLDSLTAVVETGYGRIVLAKVLATVILIASAHRIRGTWLPTVAAHRSTVEHSVGRAAAHVCLLALAFGLAAALATTA from the coding sequence GTGGGCGAGAGAAGCGTTCGGCTGGTACTCGCCGCCGCAGCTGCGGCGTTGCTGGGGGTCGCGGCGGCGTTCGCGCTGGCGTACCCCACCTTTCCCGGTGGGTCGTCGTGGCTACGGGTGATCGCGGTGGCGTCGGGCTCGGTGGTGTTGGGGTTCGGGGTTCTCGCTGTCCTGGACGGCAATTCCGATTCCCGACGCCCCGCCGTCGACTCGCTGGTGATGTGGCGCGCGATCGGTTATCTGTCGGGACTGTGGGCGGTGGCCGAGTTCGTTCTGCTGGCCGCTGCGGCGGCCGATTCTGCCGGGCGTACGCCACTGACGTTGTCGCCGAGCGCTTTCGCCACGTTCGCAACCTCCATCTCCGTGGGTCGTCTGGGTACGGCGACGGTGATCCTGGCGCTCACCCTCTGCGCCATCGGGGTGGCCGGGTATCGGTCGGGGGCGAGCTGGTCTCCGACTCCGGTGATCGTGCTGGCGTCCCTTGCACTGGTCGCTCGGCCGATCACCGGGCACATGTCGCAGTTCACGTTCGGCTCCTTTGCCGTTGCCGTGCACGTGCTGTGCGCGTCGGTGTGGCTCGGTGTACTGGGTGCGATGGCGTTGAGTCTGCGGAGCAAATCGGCGTGGGCGACGCTGTTGCCGGTCTATTCGCGAGTCGCGTTCTGGTGCGTCGTCGGAGTTGCCACCACCGGGGTGTTGGACGCGGTCCTGAAGCTCGACAGCCTCACGGCGGTGGTCGAGACCGGTTACGGCCGAATCGTTCTCGCCAAGGTTCTCGCCACGGTGATCCTGATCGCGTCGGCTCACCGGATCCGTGGGACGTGGTTGCCGACCGTCGCCGCACACCGATCCACGGTGGAGCACTCGGTGGGGCGAGCGGCCGCGCACGTCTGCCTGCTGGCACTGGCATTCGGCTTGGCCGCGGCGCTGGCGACCACTGCCTGA
- a CDS encoding ABC transporter substrate-binding protein, with product MYQVNTVRRVATGGILGLAALTLASCSEPAAPEAGGNGDGASGTLTVYTSEPQAKIDALNAEFTAENPGIDVQVFRAGTGDLNARIASERQTGSIGADVLLAADAPTFEKYKADDLLLQYTPADVDALDPNVVDPDGYYVGTRIIPTVIAYNTGTVSAPPTSWKELADPQYKGRITLPNPDVSGAAAFNTAVWLGQDDLGLPWLTDLVANEPVVAESNGPVAQAVAAGTQPVGIVVDYLVRELADKGSPIAASYPTDGVPYISQPAGIFADSANPEAAQKYVDFLVSKRGQEIAVEQQYLPVRSDVGTPEGTPPLDEIELLNPDLATITASQPDAVATFNDLLG from the coding sequence ATGTACCAAGTGAACACTGTTCGTCGCGTTGCCACCGGTGGAATCCTCGGTCTCGCCGCCCTCACCCTTGCGTCCTGCTCCGAGCCTGCGGCTCCCGAGGCCGGTGGAAACGGCGACGGGGCCAGCGGCACTCTCACGGTGTACACCTCGGAGCCGCAGGCGAAGATCGACGCTCTCAATGCCGAGTTCACCGCGGAGAACCCCGGCATCGACGTACAGGTGTTCCGCGCGGGCACCGGCGATCTCAACGCGCGCATCGCGTCGGAGCGGCAGACCGGTTCCATCGGTGCGGACGTTCTGCTCGCTGCGGACGCCCCCACGTTCGAGAAGTACAAGGCCGACGACCTCCTCCTGCAGTACACCCCTGCCGACGTCGACGCGCTCGATCCCAACGTCGTCGATCCCGACGGCTACTACGTCGGTACCCGCATCATCCCGACGGTCATCGCGTACAACACCGGCACGGTGTCGGCGCCCCCGACGTCGTGGAAGGAACTGGCCGATCCCCAGTACAAGGGCCGGATCACGCTGCCCAATCCGGATGTGTCCGGCGCGGCCGCCTTCAACACCGCCGTCTGGCTGGGCCAGGACGACCTCGGCCTGCCGTGGCTCACCGACCTCGTCGCCAACGAACCCGTGGTCGCCGAGAGCAACGGCCCCGTCGCTCAGGCCGTCGCCGCCGGTACTCAGCCCGTCGGCATCGTCGTCGACTACCTGGTGCGCGAGCTGGCCGACAAGGGATCGCCCATCGCCGCGTCGTACCCCACCGACGGCGTTCCGTACATCTCCCAGCCCGCCGGGATCTTCGCGGATTCCGCCAATCCCGAAGCGGCCCAGAAGTACGTGGACTTCCTGGTCAGCAAGCGCGGTCAGGAAATCGCTGTGGAGCAGCAGTACCTGCCGGTCCGGTCCGATGTCGGCACGCCCGAGGGCACACCCCCGCTCGACGAGATCGAACTGCTGAACCCGGACCTCGCCACCATCACTGCCTCACAGCCCGATGCCGTCGCCACGTTCAACGATCTTCTTGGCTGA
- a CDS encoding LysR family transcriptional regulator — MPLPPHVADLTSIDLLLSVAELGSIGRAGRAHGMSQPAASARIRALERRVGAPLLRRGARGTVLTELGELVASWAAPVVRSAEDLATAIATLHAERIGHVQIAASQTVAEYLLPRWLVTLHTLVPHIVPTLSSGNSTVVAEKVLAGAADLGFIESPSVPAALDHRTVATDELLLVVAPDHSWAVTAPSAAEIVATALVTREAGSGTRSAYESALAAAGLGKPMSPLLEVSSTTAIKSAVGAGIGGAVLSSLAVAPELAAGTLVRVPIPGLTLRRALRAIWPSGRAPSGPAAELLTVAAKAHL; from the coding sequence GTGCCGCTTCCCCCTCACGTTGCCGATCTCACCAGCATCGACCTGCTGCTGTCGGTGGCCGAGCTCGGCAGCATCGGGCGAGCGGGTAGAGCCCACGGCATGTCGCAGCCGGCGGCCAGTGCACGTATTCGTGCGTTGGAAAGACGCGTCGGCGCTCCGCTGCTGCGACGCGGGGCGCGAGGAACGGTACTGACCGAACTCGGTGAGCTCGTCGCGAGTTGGGCCGCGCCGGTCGTTCGGTCCGCCGAGGACTTGGCAACGGCCATCGCCACGTTGCACGCCGAACGCATCGGCCATGTGCAGATTGCCGCGAGTCAGACTGTCGCAGAGTATCTTCTACCGCGATGGCTGGTCACGCTGCACACGCTTGTCCCCCACATCGTTCCGACGCTGAGCTCGGGTAACTCGACGGTCGTCGCCGAGAAGGTGCTTGCCGGTGCCGCCGACCTCGGTTTCATCGAAAGCCCCAGTGTCCCTGCAGCTCTGGACCACCGGACCGTTGCCACCGACGAACTTCTGCTCGTGGTGGCACCGGACCACTCGTGGGCCGTCACCGCGCCGTCGGCCGCCGAGATCGTCGCCACCGCACTGGTGACGCGGGAGGCCGGGTCGGGGACGCGCTCGGCCTACGAAAGCGCCTTGGCTGCAGCGGGTCTCGGGAAACCGATGTCGCCGCTCCTCGAGGTCTCCTCGACGACGGCGATCAAGTCCGCGGTCGGGGCAGGAATCGGCGGAGCCGTGCTGAGCTCACTGGCCGTCGCCCCCGAGTTGGCCGCCGGCACTCTGGTCCGCGTACCGATCCCAGGACTGACCTTGCGCCGTGCGCTGCGGGCAATCTGGCCGTCCGGCCGCGCGCCGAGTGGACCGGCCGCGGAGTTGCTCACCGTGGCGGCGAAGGCTCACCTGTAG
- a CDS encoding VOC family protein has translation MDVVRAMPLLTVTDLDAALDKYVQVTGMEVVMNHGWIATLAPSGDSAAQLSLITTDPTGPVNPSASIEVDDVDAAYRAAVDADLEIVYEITNEEWGVRRFFFRDSGGNVVNVLSHL, from the coding sequence ATGGACGTTGTGCGCGCGATGCCATTGCTCACGGTCACCGATCTCGATGCGGCGCTGGACAAGTACGTCCAGGTCACCGGCATGGAGGTGGTGATGAATCACGGTTGGATCGCCACGCTCGCGCCGTCGGGTGACAGTGCGGCGCAGCTCAGCCTGATCACCACCGATCCCACCGGACCGGTCAATCCATCCGCGTCGATCGAGGTGGACGACGTGGACGCGGCCTACCGAGCTGCCGTCGATGCGGACCTCGAGATCGTCTACGAGATCACCAACGAAGAGTGGGGCGTGCGCCGATTCTTCTTTCGCGACTCCGGCGGCAACGTGGTGAACGTTCTTTCTCACCTGTGA
- a CDS encoding iron ABC transporter permease, giving the protein MADRVTWVRAGLWLAVLALIGAPLAAVVSIGLGGNHIQELLDGGIASAAANSIVSAGLSAAAAVAIATVMALVLDRTDLPGRSVLRLILLSPLLIPPFVGAIAWTGLLGPSGMINSFWNETFGGGPLWNIYGGDGVIFLLTVHSYPLAYLIISAALRRVPGDLEQAARIAGASPFRAMRDVTLPLLRPALLASLTLTAVSNLADFGIPALIGLPERYVTLSTMVYRYIQSGTVDRPLEVVSTIGIGLLALAVVAVAIDRILGRRSIQLDGAVTAPQLLPLGRSRIPAGIVAWLIGLALTVLPILALATQALLPAPGVPLTWSNLTLQSIESAVTAPGTLVGIQNSVTLALGAAVVCGFLGLAIGVLTTRTRSRDNVGLDLAAMLPQAIPGLVIAVGWLIIGRYTGLFDTKWVILCAYVMAFLAIVVQAVRAPSSSTPTALEEVARSSGASQLRSLWDVPWKMAIPAAITGAVLVALTAVRELTMSVLLVAPGTQTLGVSIFNLQQAGDYNAASALSLLVALVGFAGLGLVASTRAGRP; this is encoded by the coding sequence TTGGCTGACCGCGTCACCTGGGTACGCGCCGGCCTGTGGCTGGCCGTACTGGCCCTGATCGGTGCACCGCTGGCCGCCGTGGTCTCGATCGGATTGGGCGGCAACCACATACAGGAGCTGCTCGACGGCGGAATCGCGTCGGCTGCGGCCAACAGCATCGTGTCGGCAGGCCTGTCCGCGGCCGCGGCGGTGGCCATCGCGACCGTCATGGCCCTCGTTCTCGATCGCACCGACCTGCCGGGCCGGTCAGTGCTGCGCCTGATTCTGCTCAGCCCCTTGCTGATTCCGCCGTTCGTCGGCGCAATCGCCTGGACGGGTCTGCTGGGCCCGAGCGGAATGATCAACTCGTTCTGGAACGAGACGTTCGGCGGCGGTCCGCTGTGGAACATCTACGGCGGCGACGGGGTGATCTTCTTGCTCACGGTCCACTCGTACCCGCTTGCGTACCTGATCATTTCGGCGGCGCTCCGACGCGTACCGGGCGATCTCGAACAGGCGGCTCGCATTGCCGGAGCATCTCCGTTCCGGGCCATGCGCGACGTGACGCTGCCGCTGCTGCGTCCGGCCCTGCTGGCGTCACTGACGTTGACGGCCGTGTCCAATCTTGCAGACTTCGGCATTCCTGCCCTGATCGGATTGCCCGAGCGCTACGTCACGCTCTCGACCATGGTGTATCGATACATTCAGTCGGGCACCGTCGATCGCCCCCTCGAGGTGGTCTCGACCATCGGCATCGGACTCCTCGCACTCGCCGTGGTCGCAGTAGCGATCGATCGCATTCTCGGCCGCCGATCGATTCAGTTGGACGGCGCGGTCACTGCCCCGCAGCTACTTCCGCTGGGTCGCAGTCGAATTCCCGCAGGAATCGTTGCCTGGCTCATCGGGCTGGCTCTGACGGTGTTGCCGATCCTGGCGTTGGCCACGCAGGCGTTGCTGCCGGCTCCCGGCGTACCACTCACCTGGAGCAACCTCACCCTGCAGAGCATCGAGAGCGCGGTCACCGCACCGGGAACGCTGGTCGGTATCCAGAACTCGGTGACCCTGGCTCTCGGGGCCGCTGTGGTGTGCGGATTCCTCGGCTTGGCCATCGGCGTGCTCACCACCCGCACTCGTTCCCGCGACAACGTCGGCCTGGATCTGGCAGCGATGCTGCCGCAGGCGATTCCCGGCCTCGTCATCGCGGTCGGCTGGTTGATCATCGGCCGGTACACCGGCCTGTTCGACACGAAGTGGGTCATCCTGTGCGCGTACGTGATGGCGTTCCTCGCGATCGTCGTCCAAGCTGTCCGCGCACCCTCGAGTTCCACTCCGACAGCCCTCGAAGAAGTCGCCAGATCCTCTGGCGCGTCGCAACTTCGATCACTGTGGGACGTGCCGTGGAAGATGGCCATCCCGGCTGCGATCACCGGCGCGGTACTCGTCGCCCTCACTGCGGTGCGCGAGCTGACCATGTCGGTGCTCCTCGTCGCGCCGGGCACACAGACCCTCGGCGTATCCATCTTCAACCTGCAGCAGGCCGGGGACTACAACGCCGCCTCCGCCCTGTCCCTACTCGTCGCGCTCGTGGGATTCGCAGGCCTCGGCCTCGTCGCATCCACCCGAGCCGGACGCCCGTAG
- a CDS encoding YcnI family protein, which translates to MKSSLSRTLFVSGATVGALLIGAGAASAHVVVSAPDAAQGGYSVLTFRVPTESDTASTSSVKVTLPGLNSARTQPIPGWTSTVEKDSADLAVSVTWTANPGSEVGPGQFQQFLLSAGPLPEQESVSFPATQTYTDGEVVNWDEPMTEDGSEPELPAPTLTLAAASSDAHGSAHTETTATAEASSTSEDNTARWLAGVGLVLGAVGAGLGIGATIRARRS; encoded by the coding sequence ATGAAGAGCTCTCTTTCCCGTACCCTGTTCGTCTCAGGAGCCACCGTCGGCGCGTTGCTGATCGGCGCAGGCGCAGCGTCCGCACACGTCGTCGTCTCCGCTCCCGACGCCGCACAGGGCGGCTATTCGGTGCTGACGTTCCGCGTTCCCACCGAGTCCGATACCGCCTCGACCAGCTCGGTCAAGGTGACCCTCCCCGGCCTCAATTCGGCTCGTACGCAGCCCATTCCGGGCTGGACCTCCACCGTCGAGAAGGACTCGGCCGATCTCGCGGTGTCGGTGACGTGGACGGCGAACCCCGGTTCCGAGGTCGGGCCGGGCCAGTTCCAGCAGTTCCTGCTCTCCGCGGGCCCGCTGCCCGAGCAGGAGAGCGTCTCGTTCCCGGCCACCCAGACCTACACCGACGGTGAGGTCGTGAACTGGGATGAGCCGATGACCGAGGACGGTAGCGAGCCCGAATTGCCTGCTCCCACTCTGACTCTCGCCGCAGCGAGCAGCGATGCGCACGGCAGCGCCCACACCGAGACCACCGCAACGGCCGAAGCGTCGTCGACGTCGGAGGACAACACCGCCCGCTGGCTCGCCGGCGTCGGGCTCGTGCTCGGTGCCGTCGGAGCAGGTCTGGGCATCGGCGCGACGATCCGGGCGCGGCGCTCGTGA
- a CDS encoding GIY-YIG nuclease family protein codes for MSSHGRSSLRSSAIAPRKSTLPADDVQSFRTALREVLSERDHQGRVWSAAKWGVYAFYDYDGEPIYVGQTKEKLSVRVQRHLTNQRTDAVAMRVLDVFEVAEIEIWPLWQYEDLKKSDGAEQFRTAERDLNAHEYTAYLEAIDKSRHKAILNEKIPPVSEPIALPASLRRSLISEQTRRERGHPDIRIARRAETISRLAAVTRERGEVSEGLRRVLVVQAVRLAYLSAERLAFVEGHPIPDPAAIDVTALVGSVLHERSDDGPDNAPEDEPEDDGELDLFSDY; via the coding sequence ATGTCAAGTCACGGTAGGTCCTCGCTGCGGTCATCTGCCATCGCGCCGCGCAAGAGCACACTTCCCGCGGACGATGTGCAGTCCTTTCGCACGGCTCTGCGAGAAGTGCTGAGCGAGAGGGACCATCAGGGCCGGGTGTGGTCGGCAGCCAAATGGGGCGTGTATGCGTTCTACGACTACGACGGCGAGCCGATCTACGTGGGGCAGACCAAGGAGAAGCTCAGCGTCCGGGTGCAGCGTCATCTGACCAATCAGCGAACCGACGCCGTCGCGATGCGGGTGCTCGACGTCTTCGAGGTCGCGGAGATCGAGATCTGGCCGCTGTGGCAGTACGAGGATCTCAAGAAGTCCGACGGCGCAGAACAATTCCGCACAGCCGAGCGTGATCTGAATGCGCACGAGTACACGGCGTACCTCGAGGCCATCGACAAGTCGCGGCACAAGGCGATCCTGAACGAGAAGATTCCGCCGGTCTCGGAGCCCATCGCACTCCCGGCGTCGCTGCGTCGGTCCCTGATCTCCGAGCAGACCCGCCGCGAGCGTGGGCATCCCGACATCCGCATCGCCCGCCGCGCCGAAACCATCTCGCGGCTGGCAGCGGTCACCCGCGAACGAGGCGAGGTCTCCGAGGGTCTACGACGCGTCCTCGTGGTCCAGGCCGTGCGCCTGGCCTACCTGTCGGCCGAGCGACTCGCCTTCGTCGAAGGACATCCCATCCCCGATCCCGCCGCGATCGACGTCACCGCCCTGGTGGGTTCGGTGCTGCACGAGCGCAGTGACGACGGTCCCGACAACGCACCCGAGGACGAGCCCGAGGACGACGGCGAGCTGGACCTGTTCAGCGACTACTGA